A single Cellulomonas sp. SLBN-39 DNA region contains:
- a CDS encoding DedA family protein — MTDVAREYGLGGLPVAVVLVALFAIVLARSHLTYWAGRAVARGAQHEGLRRRGPAGWQRTVERAARVSATPGARRGIALVHRWGPAAVTLAYVTVGVQTAVFLGSGLVRMPYLRFTLASLPGSAAWAVVWGTVGMGAVWGAVTLAAGSPWGLAALGAVVLVLGTVVGAAVRRRRRTEPALVVADPDRHDT, encoded by the coding sequence ATGACGGACGTCGCGCGCGAGTACGGGCTCGGCGGGCTGCCCGTCGCCGTGGTGCTCGTCGCCCTCTTCGCCATCGTCCTCGCCCGCTCGCACCTGACGTACTGGGCCGGGCGGGCCGTCGCCCGCGGTGCGCAGCACGAGGGTCTGCGCCGCCGCGGACCCGCCGGGTGGCAGCGGACCGTCGAGCGGGCCGCGCGGGTCTCCGCGACCCCCGGGGCCCGGCGGGGCATCGCCCTCGTGCACCGGTGGGGGCCGGCCGCCGTGACCCTGGCCTACGTCACGGTCGGCGTGCAGACCGCGGTGTTCCTCGGCTCGGGCCTCGTGCGCATGCCGTACCTGCGTTTCACGCTCGCGTCGCTCCCCGGCTCCGCCGCCTGGGCGGTCGTGTGGGGCACGGTCGGCATGGGGGCCGTCTGGGGCGCCGTCACGCTCGCCGCCGGGTCGCCGTGGGGGCTCGCCGCGCTCGGTGCGGTCGTGCTCGTGCTCGGGACGGTCGTGGGCGCCGCGGTGCGCCGCCGCCGGCGCACCGAGCCCGCGCTCGTCGTCGCCGATCCCGACCGCCACGACACCTGA
- the dusB gene encoding tRNA dihydrouridine synthase DusB, protein MTTTPETLPAAAGDARAPGAVLPPLHIGPLTVTTPVVLAPMAGVTNAAFRRLCRESGAGLYVAEMVTSRALVERSPESFRIISFEPDEVPRSVQLYGVDPVTIGAAVRLLVEEDRADHVDLNFGCPVPKVTRRGGGAVLPWKRELFASIVRAAVDAARPHGVPVTVKMRKGIDDDHLTYVEAGLTAQDAGVASVALHGRTAADYYSGTADWDAIATLKEAVTDIPVLGNGDIWSAEDALAMVAHTGCDGVVVGRGCQGRPWLFADLAAAFAGSDERIRPGLGEVARVVRRHAELMVDHFGEESKALREMRKHMAWYLKGYVVGGETRAALGLVSSLAELDDRLAGLDLDQPYPGDAAEGPRGRAGSPKRPILPYGWLDSRELSEDFRRDLHEAELSVSGG, encoded by the coding sequence ATGACCACGACGCCCGAGACGCTCCCGGCCGCCGCGGGCGACGCGCGCGCCCCCGGCGCGGTGCTCCCGCCGCTGCACATCGGCCCCCTCACCGTCACGACGCCCGTGGTGCTCGCGCCCATGGCCGGGGTGACCAACGCCGCGTTCCGGCGGCTGTGCCGCGAGTCGGGCGCGGGCCTGTACGTCGCCGAGATGGTCACCAGCCGCGCGCTCGTCGAGCGCAGCCCCGAGTCGTTCCGCATCATCTCGTTCGAGCCCGACGAGGTCCCGCGCTCCGTCCAGCTCTACGGCGTCGACCCCGTGACGATCGGTGCGGCGGTGCGCCTGCTCGTCGAGGAGGACCGTGCCGACCACGTCGACCTGAACTTCGGCTGCCCGGTGCCCAAGGTCACCCGCCGCGGCGGCGGAGCCGTGCTGCCGTGGAAGCGGGAGCTGTTCGCCTCGATCGTGCGCGCCGCGGTCGACGCGGCCCGGCCGCACGGCGTGCCGGTGACCGTGAAGATGCGCAAGGGCATCGACGACGACCACCTCACCTACGTCGAGGCCGGCCTGACCGCCCAGGACGCCGGCGTCGCGTCCGTCGCGCTGCACGGCCGCACCGCCGCCGACTACTACTCCGGCACCGCCGACTGGGACGCGATCGCCACCCTCAAGGAGGCCGTGACCGACATCCCCGTGCTCGGCAACGGCGACATCTGGTCCGCCGAGGACGCCCTGGCGATGGTCGCGCACACCGGCTGCGACGGCGTCGTCGTCGGCCGTGGCTGCCAGGGCCGCCCGTGGCTGTTCGCCGACCTCGCCGCCGCGTTCGCCGGCTCCGACGAGCGCATCCGCCCCGGCCTCGGCGAGGTCGCACGGGTCGTGCGCCGTCACGCCGAGCTCATGGTCGACCACTTCGGCGAGGAGTCGAAGGCGCTGCGCGAGATGCGCAAGCACATGGCCTGGTACCTCAAGGGCTACGTCGTCGGTGGGGAGACCCGGGCCGCGCTCGGGCTGGTGTCCTCCCTCGCCGAGCTCGACGACCGCCTCGCGGGCCTCGACCTCGACCAGCCGTACCCGGGCGACGCCGCCGAGGGCCCGCGCGGGCGTGCCGGCTCCCCGAAGCGCCCGATCCTGCCCTACGGGTGGCTGGACTCGCGCGAGCTGTCCGAGGACTTCCGCCGCGACCTGCACGAGGCCGAGCTGTCCGTCTCCGGCGGCTGA
- a CDS encoding nitroreductase/quinone reductase family protein has product MADWNEQIVAEFRANGGTVTTMGFGRSLVLLHHTGARTGAARVSPVFAIRDDEDTWLVAASKAGAPEHPAWFHNLLAHPDTVVETPDDGTVPVHARELTGAGRDTAWARFTAASDGFRGYQEKTTRTIPVVALTRRTP; this is encoded by the coding sequence ATGGCCGACTGGAACGAGCAGATCGTCGCCGAGTTCCGCGCGAACGGCGGCACCGTGACCACCATGGGCTTCGGCCGCAGCCTCGTCCTGCTGCACCACACCGGTGCGCGCACGGGCGCCGCGCGCGTCTCGCCGGTGTTCGCGATCCGTGACGACGAGGACACGTGGCTCGTCGCGGCGTCGAAGGCCGGTGCGCCCGAGCACCCCGCGTGGTTCCACAACCTGCTCGCCCACCCCGACACCGTCGTCGAGACCCCCGACGACGGGACCGTGCCCGTGCACGCGCGCGAGCTCACGGGCGCCGGTCGCGACACCGCCTGGGCACGGTTCACCGCGGCGTCCGACGGGTTCCGCGGCTACCAGGAGAAGACGACGCGGACCATCCCCGTGGTCGCGCTGACCCGTCGCACCCCCTGA
- a CDS encoding GyrI-like domain-containing protein encodes MTTDHKRLVPTYRAPRGAVELVTVPVLQYLMVDGEGDPNTCDAYRDALATLYPVAYKVKALCRAQGEDHTVMPLEALWWADDMAAFTTAREKSRWAWTVMIMMPGTVTPGVVEAARDAVRVAGRGPSLDALRLETLDEGLCVQTLHVGPYDAEGPVLARMHDEHVAARGLRMRGRHHEIYLGDPRRTAPERLRTILRQPVSPARTSATG; translated from the coding sequence ATGACGACCGACCACAAGAGGCTCGTCCCGACGTACCGCGCGCCCCGGGGCGCCGTCGAGCTGGTGACCGTGCCGGTGCTGCAGTACCTCATGGTCGACGGCGAGGGCGACCCCAACACCTGCGACGCCTACCGGGACGCGCTCGCGACGCTCTACCCCGTCGCGTACAAGGTCAAGGCCCTGTGCCGCGCGCAGGGCGAGGACCACACGGTGATGCCCCTGGAGGCGCTGTGGTGGGCCGACGACATGGCGGCCTTCACGACGGCGCGCGAGAAGTCCCGGTGGGCGTGGACGGTGATGATCATGATGCCCGGCACCGTGACGCCCGGGGTCGTCGAGGCCGCACGGGACGCCGTGCGCGTCGCCGGACGCGGACCGTCCCTCGACGCCCTGCGCCTGGAGACCCTCGACGAGGGGCTGTGCGTGCAGACGCTGCACGTCGGGCCGTACGACGCCGAGGGACCCGTCCTCGCGCGGATGCACGACGAGCACGTCGCCGCCCGCGGGCTGCGGATGCGGGGCCGGCACCACGAGATCTACCTCGGCGACCCCCGGCGCACCGCACCGGAGCGCCTGCGGACGATCCTGCGCCAGCCCGTGTCCCCCGCCCGGACGTCGGCGACCGGCTGA
- a CDS encoding metal ABC transporter permease: protein MTWWSELALMLTSPLMQRALVAAVLVGATAPVVGTFLVQRRLALMGDGVGHVALTGVALGWLVGSWAAVSPADALAVPGAVVAAVVGAVVIELVRERGRTSGDLALAIMFYGGIAGGVLLIKVAGGTNANLMSYLFGSIATVTTADLWWTVALAVLVLGVGVGLRWVLFAVSHDEEFARASGLPVRLVSMAVAALAALTVTIAMRVVGLLLVSALMIVPVATAQLFARSFGRTMAVASAIGVVVSVVGLTFTYWNDVPPGATIVVLAIGLYAAGSVVRPLVQRRRPTPGDPHPSVPDDVDLPPQGRTAVGDDACTPAPATRPAG from the coding sequence GTGACCTGGTGGTCCGAGCTCGCGCTCATGCTCACCTCGCCCCTCATGCAGCGGGCGCTCGTCGCGGCCGTCCTGGTGGGCGCGACCGCCCCCGTCGTCGGCACGTTCCTCGTCCAGCGGCGCCTCGCGCTCATGGGCGACGGCGTCGGCCACGTCGCCCTCACCGGTGTGGCGCTGGGCTGGCTCGTCGGCAGCTGGGCGGCCGTGAGCCCGGCCGACGCGCTCGCCGTGCCCGGGGCGGTCGTCGCGGCCGTCGTCGGTGCCGTCGTGATCGAGCTGGTGCGCGAGCGCGGCCGCACGAGCGGCGACCTCGCGCTGGCGATCATGTTCTACGGCGGCATCGCGGGCGGCGTGCTGCTCATCAAGGTCGCCGGCGGCACCAACGCCAACCTCATGAGCTACCTGTTCGGCTCGATCGCCACCGTCACCACCGCCGACCTGTGGTGGACGGTGGCGCTGGCCGTGCTCGTGCTCGGCGTCGGCGTGGGCCTGCGCTGGGTGCTGTTCGCCGTGAGCCACGACGAGGAGTTCGCGCGCGCCAGCGGTCTGCCGGTGCGCCTGGTGTCGATGGCCGTGGCCGCGCTCGCCGCCCTGACCGTCACCATCGCGATGCGCGTCGTCGGGCTGCTGCTCGTCAGCGCCCTGATGATCGTCCCGGTCGCGACCGCGCAGCTGTTCGCCCGGTCGTTCGGCCGCACCATGGCCGTCGCGTCGGCGATCGGCGTCGTCGTCAGCGTCGTCGGCCTGACGTTCACCTACTGGAACGACGTCCCGCCGGGCGCGACGATCGTCGTGCTCGCGATCGGCCTGTACGCGGCGGGCTCGGTGGTGCGGCCGCTCGTCCAGCGGCGACGCCCGACGCCGGGCGACCCGCACCCCTCGGTCCCCGACGACGTCGACCTGCCCCCGCAGGGCCGCACGGCCGTCGGCGACGACGCCTGCACGCCGGCGCCGGCCACGCGCCCGGCCGGGTGA
- the recO gene encoding DNA repair protein RecO: MSLYRDEAIVLRTHALGEADRIVTLLTRGHGKVRAVGKGVRRTTSRFGSRLEPFMHVDLQLSTGRSLDVVTQAETIGAYGRRVGEDYTLYTAGTVMLETAERLVEAEHEPAVPQYWLLVGAVRALATREHSPGLVLDSYLLRALAIAGWAPSFTDCARCGAPGPHHAFAPAVGGAVCGACRPPGAAAPAPETFTLLAALLGGDWPVADASHERHRVEGNGLVAAFCQFHLERRLRSLPMVERI, from the coding sequence GTGAGCCTCTACCGCGACGAGGCGATCGTGCTGCGGACCCACGCGCTGGGCGAGGCCGATCGGATCGTCACCCTCCTGACCCGTGGTCACGGCAAGGTCCGTGCCGTGGGCAAGGGCGTGCGTCGCACGACCTCGCGGTTCGGCTCGCGGCTGGAGCCGTTCATGCACGTCGACCTGCAGCTGAGCACCGGGCGGTCGCTGGACGTGGTGACCCAGGCCGAGACGATCGGCGCGTACGGCCGCCGCGTCGGCGAGGACTACACCCTCTACACCGCGGGCACGGTGATGCTCGAGACCGCCGAGCGCCTGGTCGAGGCCGAGCACGAGCCCGCCGTGCCGCAGTACTGGCTCCTCGTCGGAGCGGTCCGTGCGCTCGCGACCCGCGAGCACAGCCCGGGCCTCGTGCTGGACTCGTACCTGCTGCGCGCCCTGGCGATCGCCGGGTGGGCGCCGAGCTTCACCGACTGCGCCCGTTGCGGCGCGCCGGGGCCGCACCACGCGTTCGCGCCCGCGGTCGGCGGTGCCGTCTGCGGCGCGTGCCGCCCGCCCGGTGCCGCAGCGCCCGCGCCGGAGACGTTCACGCTGCTCGCGGCCCTGCTCGGCGGCGACTGGCCGGTCGCCGACGCCAGCCACGAGCGGCACCGCGTCGAGGGCAACGGCCTCGTCGCGGCCTTCTGCCAGTTCCACCTCGAGCGCCGCCTGCGCTCGCTGCCGATGGTCGAGAGGATCTGA
- a CDS encoding metal ABC transporter ATP-binding protein, with translation MTEAALEATGVHVTLGGQQIVRGVDLLVPSGQVLALLGANGSGKSTLVRSLLGVVPLAAGQVRLLGAPLGPRVPWDRVGYVPQRMAAGGGVPTTALEVVVSGTLHGRRLVPPRDRRARARAALSELGVGDLQDRRVQELSGGQQQRVLIARALVRRPRLLVLDEPTSGIDLPTQEAFVSTVARLRDEGTTVVVILHEIGPFAPLIDRTVVLRHGRVVHDGDPVHARAEHGGAGHDHTHPHADPATPQDGPDLTLGVAP, from the coding sequence GTGACCGAAGCAGCGCTCGAGGCCACCGGCGTCCACGTGACGCTGGGCGGCCAGCAGATCGTGCGCGGCGTCGACCTGCTCGTCCCGTCCGGCCAGGTGCTCGCGCTCCTGGGCGCCAACGGGTCGGGCAAGTCGACGCTCGTGCGCTCCCTCCTCGGGGTCGTGCCCCTGGCCGCCGGGCAGGTCCGCCTGCTCGGCGCACCGCTGGGCCCGCGCGTGCCCTGGGACCGCGTCGGGTACGTGCCCCAGCGCATGGCCGCCGGCGGGGGCGTGCCCACCACCGCCCTCGAGGTCGTCGTCTCCGGCACCCTGCACGGCCGACGGCTCGTCCCGCCGCGCGACCGCCGGGCCCGCGCCCGGGCCGCCCTCTCCGAGCTCGGCGTCGGCGACCTGCAGGACCGTCGCGTGCAGGAGCTCTCCGGCGGGCAGCAGCAGCGGGTCCTCATCGCCCGGGCGCTCGTGCGCCGTCCCCGGCTGCTCGTGCTCGACGAGCCGACGTCCGGCATCGACCTGCCCACCCAGGAGGCCTTCGTCTCCACCGTCGCGCGCCTGCGCGACGAGGGCACGACCGTCGTGGTGATCCTGCACGAGATCGGCCCCTTCGCCCCGCTGATCGACCGGACCGTGGTGCTGCGGCACGGGCGCGTCGTGCACGACGGCGACCCCGTCCACGCGCGTGCCGAGCACGGCGGCGCCGGGCACGACCACACCCACCCGCACGCCGACCCCGCCACGCCGCAGGACGGCCCCGACCTCACGCTGGGGGTGGCCCCGTGA
- a CDS encoding VOC family protein, producing the protein MTSTGVRVGMVTFDTRDAVRLASWWAGALGGRVEQHEGFAMLLPAAPGGLTLGFQQLDDPTPGKNRQHLDLAADDVAATVGRLVAAGAQPVGEHSLPDGFTWTVLADPDGNQFCVSPAHGS; encoded by the coding sequence ATGACGAGCACGGGTGTGCGGGTGGGGATGGTCACGTTCGACACGCGCGACGCGGTGCGCCTCGCGTCGTGGTGGGCGGGCGCGCTGGGTGGCCGGGTCGAGCAGCACGAGGGGTTCGCGATGCTGCTGCCCGCTGCGCCGGGCGGGCTGACCCTGGGCTTCCAGCAGCTCGACGACCCGACCCCGGGCAAGAACCGGCAGCACCTCGACCTCGCGGCGGACGACGTCGCGGCCACGGTCGGGCGTCTGGTCGCCGCGGGGGCGCAGCCGGTCGGGGAGCACTCCCTGCCGGACGGCTTCACGTGGACGGTGCTGGCGGACCCCGACGGCAACCAGTTCTGCGTGTCGCCCGCGCACGGCTCCTGA
- a CDS encoding isoprenyl transferase, with the protein MPVPPPPHPSGARPPAVPRALVPKHVAVVMDGNGRWANARGLPRTAGHEAGEASLIEVVAGAIEVGVTHVSAYAFSTENWSRSPDEVRFLMGFSKDVLRRRQDTLDSWGVRIRWAGRRPRLWRSVVSQLEEAERATAGNSTCTLTMCVNYGGRAEIADAAQAIAREVAAGRLKPDKVNEKMFARYLDEPDMPDVDLFLRSSGEQRISNFLLWQSAYAEMIFLDEPWPDVDRRHLWRAVEQYARRDRRYGGAVDRPGATAPVGGAR; encoded by the coding sequence ATGCCCGTCCCGCCCCCGCCCCACCCGAGCGGTGCCCGCCCCCCGGCGGTCCCGCGCGCCCTGGTGCCCAAGCACGTGGCCGTCGTCATGGACGGCAACGGCCGCTGGGCCAACGCCCGTGGTCTGCCGCGCACGGCCGGGCACGAGGCGGGCGAGGCCTCGCTGATCGAGGTCGTGGCCGGTGCGATCGAGGTCGGCGTCACGCACGTGTCGGCGTACGCGTTCTCGACGGAGAACTGGTCGCGCTCGCCCGACGAGGTGCGGTTCCTCATGGGGTTCAGCAAGGACGTGCTGCGCCGCCGGCAGGACACCCTGGACTCGTGGGGCGTGCGCATCCGCTGGGCGGGGCGCCGTCCGCGCCTGTGGCGGTCGGTCGTCTCCCAGCTGGAGGAGGCGGAGCGCGCCACGGCGGGCAACTCGACGTGCACGCTCACGATGTGCGTGAACTACGGCGGACGCGCGGAGATCGCCGACGCGGCGCAGGCGATCGCCCGTGAGGTCGCGGCGGGCAGGCTGAAGCCGGACAAGGTCAACGAGAAGATGTTCGCGCGGTACCTCGACGAGCCCGACATGCCGGACGTCGACCTGTTCCTGCGGTCGTCCGGCGAGCAGCGGATCTCCAACTTCCTGCTCTGGCAGTCGGCGTACGCGGAGATGATCTTCCTCGACGAGCCGTGGCCCGACGTGGACCGCCGGCACCTGTGGCGGGCGGTCGAGCAGTACGCGCGGCGCGACCGGCGCTACGGCGGGGCGGTGGACCGGCCCGGGGCGACCGCGCCCGTGGGTGGCGCCCGCTAG
- a CDS encoding DNA polymerase beta superfamily protein: MPAGAGAPVGVAPRSRDLPASFDAQVVAAVDARLAGVAREHGVAVPWAVESGSRAWGFPSPDSDYDCRFLYVRTVDAYLDPWPARDVVETPLDAVLDVSGWDVLKAVRLAVAGNATVGEWLRSPHVYAGHEDFREELLALVDAVSDRARVVRHYAHVGADHWDRSGAAAGRTVPLKKVLYAVRPAAVLAWFDAHPGALVPPMALDALLDGAPVPGDVRAAVADLVAAKAVTRELGTGVVPPVLRAWVQGRLDRSDLPATHDASEPERRARAADGFRALVRRWAP, from the coding sequence GTGCCTGCGGGCGCCGGCGCGCCCGTCGGCGTCGCGCCGCGCAGCCGCGACCTGCCGGCGTCCTTCGACGCGCAGGTCGTGGCCGCGGTCGACGCACGCCTGGCGGGCGTCGCGCGCGAGCACGGCGTGGCCGTGCCGTGGGCGGTCGAGAGCGGCAGCCGCGCGTGGGGCTTCCCCTCGCCCGACAGCGACTACGACTGCCGGTTCCTGTACGTGCGCACCGTGGACGCGTACCTCGACCCGTGGCCCGCGCGCGACGTGGTCGAGACCCCGCTGGACGCCGTCCTCGACGTCAGCGGGTGGGACGTGCTCAAGGCCGTGCGGCTGGCGGTGGCGGGCAACGCGACCGTCGGGGAGTGGTTGCGGTCCCCGCACGTCTACGCCGGCCACGAGGACTTCCGCGAGGAGCTGCTCGCGCTCGTCGACGCCGTCAGCGACCGGGCGCGCGTCGTGCGGCACTACGCGCACGTCGGCGCCGACCACTGGGACCGCTCCGGCGCGGCCGCGGGTCGGACGGTGCCGCTGAAGAAGGTGCTCTACGCGGTGCGTCCCGCGGCGGTGCTGGCGTGGTTCGACGCGCACCCGGGCGCGCTGGTCCCGCCGATGGCGCTCGACGCGCTCCTCGACGGCGCACCCGTGCCCGGGGACGTCCGCGCCGCCGTGGCGGACCTCGTCGCGGCCAAGGCCGTCACGCGCGAGCTCGGCACCGGTGTCGTGCCGCCCGTCCTGCGCGCCTGGGTGCAGGGCCGCCTCGACCGGTCGGACCTCCCGGCCACCCACGACGCGTCCGAGCCGGAGCGTCGGGCGCGGGCGGCCGACGGGTTCCGTGCGCTCGTGCGCCGGTGGGCGCCCTGA
- a CDS encoding glycine--tRNA ligase: MAPSAAPSRLDAVVALAKRRGFVFPSGEIYGGTRSAWDYGPLGVELKENIKRQWWRTMVQGRDDVVGLDSSVILPRQVWVASGHVGVFTDPLTECLSCHKRFREDHLLEDFEAKKGRAPENGLADLACPNCGTRGRWTEPRDFNMMLKTYLGPVEDESGLHYLRPETAQGIFVNFRNVYTAARMKPPFGIGQIGKSFRNEITPGNFIFRTREFEQMEMEFFVEPGTDETWHQYWIDARTAWYTDLGISPDNLRHYEHPAEKLSHYSKRTVDIEYRFGFTGGEWGELEGIANRTDFDLSTHGEHSGQDLAYRDQAKNEKYVPYVIEPAAGLTRSLMAFLVEAYHEDQAPNTKGGVDTRVVLRLDPRLAPVKAAVLPLSRNEQLSPKARDLAAELRRSWNVDFDDAGAIGRRYRRQDEIGTPFCITVDFDTLEDHAVTIRHRDEMTQERVALDQVAGYLAQRLVGA, translated from the coding sequence GTGGCACCGTCCGCAGCACCCTCACGCCTCGACGCCGTCGTCGCCCTCGCCAAGCGCCGCGGGTTCGTCTTCCCCAGCGGTGAGATCTACGGCGGCACGCGGTCGGCCTGGGACTACGGGCCGCTGGGCGTCGAGCTCAAGGAGAACATCAAGCGCCAGTGGTGGCGCACGATGGTGCAGGGCCGTGACGACGTCGTCGGCCTCGACTCCTCCGTGATCCTTCCCCGCCAGGTGTGGGTGGCCTCGGGCCACGTCGGCGTGTTCACCGACCCGCTCACCGAGTGCCTGTCGTGCCACAAGCGGTTCCGCGAGGACCACCTCCTGGAGGACTTCGAGGCCAAGAAGGGCCGCGCCCCGGAGAACGGCCTGGCCGACCTCGCGTGCCCCAACTGCGGCACCCGCGGGCGCTGGACCGAGCCGCGCGACTTCAACATGATGCTCAAGACGTACCTCGGCCCGGTCGAGGACGAGTCCGGGCTGCACTACCTGCGGCCCGAGACCGCGCAGGGCATCTTCGTGAACTTCCGCAACGTGTACACCGCGGCGCGCATGAAGCCCCCGTTCGGCATCGGCCAGATCGGCAAGTCGTTCCGCAACGAGATCACGCCCGGCAACTTCATCTTCCGCACGCGCGAGTTCGAGCAGATGGAGATGGAGTTCTTCGTCGAGCCCGGCACCGACGAGACGTGGCACCAGTACTGGATCGACGCGCGCACCGCCTGGTACACCGACCTCGGCATCAGCCCGGACAACCTGCGCCACTACGAGCACCCGGCCGAGAAGCTCTCGCACTACTCCAAGCGCACGGTCGACATCGAGTACCGCTTCGGCTTCACCGGCGGGGAGTGGGGCGAGCTCGAGGGCATCGCCAACCGCACCGACTTCGACCTGTCGACGCACGGCGAGCACTCCGGCCAGGACCTGGCGTACCGCGACCAGGCCAAGAACGAGAAGTACGTGCCCTACGTCATCGAGCCCGCCGCGGGCCTGACGCGCTCCCTCATGGCGTTCCTGGTCGAGGCGTACCACGAGGACCAGGCGCCCAACACCAAGGGCGGCGTCGACACCCGCGTCGTGCTGCGCCTCGACCCGCGCCTGGCGCCGGTCAAGGCCGCGGTGCTGCCGCTGTCGCGCAACGAGCAGCTCTCGCCCAAGGCCCGCGACCTCGCGGCCGAGCTGCGCCGCAGCTGGAACGTCGACTTCGACGACGCGGGCGCGATCGGGCGCCGGTACCGCCGTCAGGACGAGATCGGCACGCCGTTCTGCATCACCGTCGACTTCGACACGCTCGAGGACCACGCCGTGACCATCCGGCACCGGGACGAGATGACGCAGGAGCGGGTCGCGCTCGACCAGGTCGCCGGGTACCTCGCCCAGCGCCTCGTCGGCGCCTGA
- a CDS encoding metal ABC transporter substrate-binding protein produces MSRSSRALALLALPALLVAGCSSGAAPAGGSDDAAVEALASFYPLQLVTEQVGGDRVAVTSLTPPGAEPHDVELSPAQVASVSAAQLVVYQSGFQAAVDEAVEQSAPAHVVDATDVADLQVTGADDGHDHGAEDEHADEEHAEDEHEHAEEEHAEGELDPHFWLDPSRMPAVAQAVADALAEVDPDGAATYQANADELADRFTALDEAYAAGLATCERTTFVTSHEAFGYLALRYDLEQVGISGLDPEAEPSPARLREVGELVEAEGVTTIFFETLVSPKVAETLAADLGVEAALLDPLEGLTDETQDYFSVAEANLDALSVALSCS; encoded by the coding sequence ATGTCCAGGTCCTCCCGCGCCCTCGCGCTGCTCGCGCTCCCCGCCCTCCTCGTCGCCGGCTGCTCGTCCGGCGCCGCTCCGGCAGGCGGCTCGGACGACGCCGCGGTCGAGGCCCTGGCGTCGTTCTACCCGCTGCAGCTCGTCACCGAGCAGGTCGGCGGCGACCGCGTCGCCGTCACCTCCCTCACGCCCCCGGGCGCCGAGCCGCACGACGTCGAGCTCTCCCCCGCCCAGGTCGCGTCCGTCTCCGCCGCGCAGCTCGTCGTCTACCAGTCCGGCTTCCAGGCCGCCGTGGACGAGGCCGTCGAGCAGTCCGCCCCCGCGCACGTCGTCGACGCCACCGACGTCGCCGACCTGCAGGTCACGGGCGCCGACGACGGCCACGACCACGGGGCGGAGGACGAGCACGCCGACGAGGAGCACGCCGAGGACGAGCACGAGCACGCCGAGGAGGAGCACGCGGAGGGCGAGCTCGACCCGCACTTCTGGCTCGACCCCAGCCGCATGCCCGCCGTCGCGCAGGCCGTCGCCGACGCCCTCGCCGAGGTCGACCCCGACGGCGCCGCCACCTACCAGGCCAACGCCGACGAGCTCGCCGACCGCTTCACGGCCCTCGACGAGGCCTACGCCGCCGGCCTGGCCACCTGCGAGCGCACCACGTTCGTGACCTCGCACGAGGCGTTCGGGTACCTGGCGCTGCGCTACGACCTCGAGCAGGTCGGCATCTCCGGTCTCGACCCCGAGGCCGAGCCGTCCCCCGCCCGTCTGCGCGAGGTCGGCGAGCTCGTCGAGGCCGAGGGCGTCACGACGATCTTCTTCGAGACCCTCGTCAGCCCCAAGGTCGCCGAGACCCTGGCCGCCGACCTCGGCGTCGAGGCCGCCCTGCTCGACCCGCTGGAGGGCCTGACCGACGAGACGCAGGACTACTTCTCGGTCGCCGAGGCCAACCTCGACGCGCTGAGCGTGGCATTGTCCTGCTCGTGA